A part of Thermotoga petrophila RKU-1 genomic DNA contains:
- a CDS encoding cell division protein FtsA, with the protein MIFALDVGTRKIAGLIVVEEKGTIRIVDSELIEHKTRTMFDGQVHDVLGVAETVKEVKERLESRNEIELKEVAVALAGRFLKTQVGEAELDFSKTGHITREDVMKLEIEAVTKAQESVEEDFFCVGYSVVEYRLDGMWMKKLEGHRGGKAYVKVVSAFLPVHVVDSLMRVLETVGLTPVHVTLEPIAAMDLTVPEDLRYLNIALVDVGAGTSDIAISKEGTVVAYGMIPMAGDEITEAIGKKFLLDFQTAEHVKRTVFSEERVKVKNILDREIELNAQEVSEAIKPVVDQITTEISTVVTELNGGAPSVVMVVGGGAKVPGFVESLARKMDLPLDRVSLKSVESTGLVEDLTGKVKGSEYITPVGIAYSAMRNRGSVFSQVFVNGVPVKLMGGVGRYSVMQVLIQAGYRFSSLVGGEMISFELNGKTLLRPKRRTSVKILVNGEEANLSSRVKHGDRIDIQTEEEKTPLRIKDLVKPVKVKLPDGEVEEILPEIVKNGTPVPPDADVEEGDVISFPEKIKISEIKSKISYGKTRIVVNGEEKWISLVNLDLLKGGVPLKDDKEVPLGEEIDLVEKGRKTLEEALEVPHITVTFNGELKKIPLKILHRIDEERVELKDFKPMVIDLLKDLKLDGLKDYELLKNGRRAMFTELLEDGDVIEFKVKK; encoded by the coding sequence GTGATCTTCGCTCTCGATGTGGGTACCAGAAAGATAGCGGGTTTGATCGTCGTCGAGGAGAAAGGTACGATCAGAATCGTGGATTCTGAACTGATAGAACACAAAACACGCACGATGTTCGACGGTCAGGTTCACGATGTGCTCGGAGTGGCGGAAACGGTGAAAGAGGTGAAAGAAAGACTCGAGTCGAGGAACGAAATCGAACTGAAAGAGGTGGCTGTAGCCCTCGCGGGAAGGTTCCTGAAAACTCAAGTAGGTGAGGCGGAGCTGGATTTTTCCAAGACCGGACACATCACCCGCGAAGACGTTATGAAGCTTGAAATAGAAGCGGTGACTAAAGCGCAGGAAAGTGTGGAAGAGGACTTCTTCTGTGTGGGATACTCCGTCGTCGAGTACAGACTCGACGGAATGTGGATGAAAAAGCTTGAGGGACACAGAGGCGGGAAGGCTTATGTTAAGGTGGTCTCTGCTTTCCTTCCCGTTCACGTTGTGGATTCCCTGATGAGGGTTCTGGAGACTGTGGGACTCACTCCGGTTCACGTGACGCTGGAGCCGATAGCGGCGATGGATCTGACCGTCCCGGAGGATCTCAGGTATCTGAACATAGCTCTCGTCGATGTGGGCGCGGGAACGAGCGACATAGCCATCTCGAAGGAAGGAACGGTGGTGGCCTACGGAATGATTCCCATGGCGGGTGACGAGATAACGGAAGCCATAGGAAAGAAATTTCTGCTCGACTTTCAGACGGCGGAACACGTGAAGAGAACCGTTTTTTCGGAAGAAAGAGTGAAGGTGAAGAATATACTGGACAGAGAAATCGAATTAAACGCTCAGGAGGTCTCCGAAGCGATAAAGCCTGTGGTGGATCAGATCACAACGGAGATCTCAACGGTCGTGACAGAGCTGAACGGTGGAGCCCCCTCTGTTGTGATGGTGGTCGGCGGCGGCGCGAAGGTACCGGGTTTTGTGGAAAGTCTTGCCAGGAAGATGGATCTTCCTCTTGACAGGGTATCTCTGAAGAGTGTAGAAAGCACCGGTCTTGTTGAGGATCTCACCGGAAAGGTCAAAGGAAGCGAGTACATTACTCCTGTGGGAATCGCTTACAGTGCCATGAGAAACAGGGGATCCGTTTTCTCTCAGGTCTTCGTGAACGGGGTTCCTGTGAAGCTCATGGGAGGAGTGGGCAGGTACTCGGTCATGCAGGTGCTCATACAGGCGGGATACAGGTTCTCCTCGCTCGTAGGTGGAGAGATGATTTCCTTTGAACTAAACGGAAAAACTCTCTTGAGGCCAAAGAGAAGAACCTCCGTGAAGATTCTCGTGAACGGCGAAGAGGCGAATCTCTCCTCCAGAGTGAAGCACGGTGACAGGATAGATATTCAAACCGAAGAGGAGAAAACTCCACTGAGAATAAAGGACCTTGTGAAACCTGTGAAAGTGAAACTTCCCGATGGAGAAGTGGAGGAGATCTTACCGGAGATCGTGAAGAACGGAACGCCAGTACCACCCGACGCGGACGTAGAAGAAGGAGATGTGATAAGCTTTCCGGAAAAGATAAAGATCTCCGAGATAAAGTCAAAGATCTCCTACGGAAAGACAAGGATCGTGGTGAACGGCGAAGAGAAATGGATCTCCCTCGTGAATCTTGATCTTCTCAAAGGGGGAGTTCCTTTGAAAGACGATAAAGAAGTTCCGCTCGGAGAAGAGATCGACCTCGTTGAAAAGGGAAGGAAAACACTGGAGGAAGCACTTGAAGTTCCCCACATCACCGTCACGTTCAACGGCGAATTGAAGAAAATCCCTTTGAAAATCCTCCACAGGATAGACGAAGAAAGAGTGGAACTGAAAGACTTCAAACCCATGGTAATAGACCTTCTCAAGGATTTGAAACTGGACGGACTCAAGGACTACGAACTTCTCAAAAACGGAAGGAGAGCCATGTTCACTGAACTGCTCGAGGATGGGGACGTGATCGAGTTCAAAGTAAAAAAGTGA
- the gatB gene encoding Asp-tRNA(Asn)/Glu-tRNA(Gln) amidotransferase subunit GatB — MRYRPVIGLEIHVQLSTKTKAFCSCPADVFELPPNTAICPVCTGQPGALPVPNEEMIRFAVKTALALNCKIHKYSRFDRKNYFYPDLPKGYQISQYFYPIATEGFLEIDGDEGRKKVRIRRLHLEEDAGKLVHEGDSITRASYSLVDMNRCGVPLIEIVTEPDISSPREARVFMEKLRSIVRYLGVSTGDMEKGALRCDANISVVDTETGRQSNRVEVKNMNSFRFVEKALEYEFERIVKAMERGEDVERETRGWDMTTKTTVSMRGKEEESDYRYFPEPDIPPVVLSDEYLEEVKKELPELPDEKAKRFMREYDLPEYDAKVLTSSKELAEFFEECVKVVNRPKDLSNWIMTEVLRELNERNIEITESKLTPQHFADLFKLMDEGKISIKIAKEIFPEVFETGKMPSQIVEEKGLVQISDEKLIEELVKKAMEQNPKAVQDYKSGKKKAAGFFVGYVMRETKGKANPELTNRIIQKLLEGE; from the coding sequence ATGAGATACAGACCCGTCATAGGTCTTGAGATACACGTTCAACTTTCAACGAAGACCAAAGCGTTCTGCTCTTGCCCAGCGGATGTCTTCGAGCTTCCCCCGAACACGGCGATCTGTCCCGTCTGCACCGGCCAGCCGGGAGCCCTTCCTGTTCCCAACGAAGAGATGATCAGGTTTGCCGTGAAGACCGCCCTCGCATTGAACTGCAAGATTCACAAGTACTCCAGATTCGACAGAAAGAACTACTTCTATCCTGACCTTCCCAAGGGGTACCAGATCAGTCAGTACTTCTACCCGATCGCAACCGAGGGTTTCCTGGAGATAGACGGAGACGAAGGAAGGAAAAAAGTCAGAATCAGAAGACTCCACCTCGAGGAAGACGCTGGGAAACTCGTTCACGAAGGGGACTCCATCACCCGCGCAAGCTACTCTCTGGTCGATATGAACAGATGCGGTGTTCCCCTAATTGAGATCGTTACAGAGCCCGATATTTCTTCCCCAAGAGAGGCTCGTGTTTTCATGGAGAAGTTGAGATCCATCGTGAGGTACCTCGGCGTGAGCACAGGAGACATGGAAAAGGGAGCGCTCAGATGCGATGCGAACATCTCCGTCGTTGACACAGAAACGGGAAGACAGAGCAACAGAGTGGAAGTGAAGAACATGAACTCCTTCAGGTTCGTCGAGAAGGCTTTAGAGTACGAGTTCGAGCGAATCGTGAAGGCGATGGAGAGAGGAGAAGACGTGGAAAGAGAGACGAGAGGCTGGGACATGACCACGAAGACCACCGTTTCCATGAGAGGAAAAGAAGAAGAAAGCGACTACAGGTACTTCCCGGAACCGGACATACCGCCCGTTGTTCTCTCTGACGAGTATCTCGAAGAGGTGAAAAAGGAACTCCCAGAACTTCCAGACGAGAAGGCGAAGCGCTTCATGAGAGAGTACGATCTTCCGGAGTACGACGCAAAGGTGCTCACCTCGAGTAAAGAACTCGCCGAGTTCTTCGAAGAGTGTGTGAAGGTGGTGAACAGGCCGAAGGATCTCAGCAACTGGATCATGACGGAAGTTTTGAGAGAACTCAACGAAAGAAACATCGAAATCACAGAGTCAAAACTGACCCCTCAGCACTTCGCTGATCTCTTCAAATTGATGGACGAAGGAAAGATCTCCATAAAGATCGCAAAGGAGATATTCCCTGAGGTCTTCGAAACAGGAAAGATGCCCTCCCAGATCGTGGAGGAAAAAGGTTTAGTTCAGATCAGCGACGAAAAACTCATCGAGGAACTGGTGAAAAAGGCAATGGAACAGAACCCAAAGGCCGTTCAGGATTACAAATCAGGCAAAAAGAAAGCGGCAGGGTTTTTCGTGGGATACGTGATGAGAGAGACAAAAGGAAAAGCGAACCCGGAACTCACGAACAGGATCATTCAAAAACTCCTCGAGGGGGAGTGA
- the gatA gene encoding Asp-tRNA(Asn)/Glu-tRNA(Gln) amidotransferase subunit GatA, producing MDFRRLTIEDSLKLPDEERENLPRLSLEAIKKFDPHVKAFISVKEDVSVEKNGKFWGIPIAIKDNILTLGMKTTCASKILENYESVFDATVVKKLKEAGFAIVGKANLDEFAMGSSTERSAFFPTRNPWDLERVPGGSSGGSAAAVASGMVVAALGSDTGGSVRQPASLCGVVGYKPTYGLVSRYGLVAFASSLDQIGPITKTVKDAAILMEIISGKDENDATTMDRKVDFLSEIENGVAGMRFAVPQEIYEHKIEDGVAERFEESLKLLEKLGAKVEKVSIPHMKYSVAVYYVIAPAEASSNLARFDGVKYGLRVKEKGLREMYMKTRNVGFGEEVRRRIMIGTFTLSAAYYEAYFNKAMKVRRKISDELNEVLSQYDAILTPTSPVTAFKIGEIKDPLTYYLMDIFTIPANLAGLPAINVPFGFSNNLPVGVQVIGKRFADGKVFRIARAIEKNSPYNENGMFPLPEVKA from the coding sequence CCCTGACGAAGAAAGGGAAAATCTCCCCCGTCTTTCCTTAGAGGCGATAAAGAAGTTCGACCCCCACGTGAAGGCGTTCATCTCCGTCAAAGAAGACGTCTCCGTGGAAAAGAATGGAAAGTTCTGGGGAATTCCCATCGCCATCAAGGACAACATCCTGACCCTCGGAATGAAAACGACCTGTGCTTCTAAAATCCTTGAGAACTACGAATCTGTTTTCGATGCCACCGTTGTGAAAAAACTGAAAGAAGCGGGCTTTGCCATCGTTGGGAAAGCGAACCTCGACGAGTTCGCGATGGGATCCAGCACCGAAAGATCCGCGTTCTTTCCCACGAGAAACCCTTGGGATCTCGAGCGAGTTCCCGGTGGCAGCAGTGGAGGATCTGCCGCTGCGGTCGCTTCGGGAATGGTCGTTGCGGCGCTCGGAAGCGACACAGGAGGTTCTGTGAGACAGCCCGCCTCGCTCTGCGGGGTGGTCGGGTACAAACCCACCTACGGACTCGTCTCTAGGTACGGCCTTGTGGCATTTGCAAGCTCTCTCGACCAGATAGGTCCCATCACGAAGACGGTGAAAGATGCGGCGATACTTATGGAAATCATCTCCGGAAAAGACGAGAACGACGCCACAACGATGGATAGGAAAGTTGATTTCCTTTCGGAGATCGAAAACGGCGTCGCAGGTATGAGATTCGCCGTTCCGCAGGAGATTTACGAGCACAAGATAGAAGACGGTGTGGCAGAGAGATTCGAAGAGTCCCTCAAACTCCTCGAGAAACTCGGTGCGAAGGTGGAAAAGGTCAGCATCCCGCACATGAAATATTCCGTCGCCGTCTATTACGTCATCGCTCCCGCTGAAGCGAGTTCCAACCTCGCCAGGTTCGACGGTGTCAAGTACGGCCTCAGGGTAAAAGAGAAAGGACTCAGAGAGATGTACATGAAGACCAGAAACGTCGGGTTCGGTGAAGAAGTTAGAAGAAGGATCATGATCGGAACATTCACCCTCAGCGCTGCCTACTACGAAGCCTATTTCAACAAGGCCATGAAAGTGAGAAGAAAGATCTCCGATGAACTCAACGAGGTGCTCTCGCAGTACGACGCGATCCTCACCCCCACTTCCCCAGTGACGGCTTTCAAGATCGGAGAGATAAAGGATCCTCTCACCTACTACCTCATGGACATCTTCACGATACCCGCAAACCTCGCGGGACTTCCCGCGATAAACGTTCCCTTTGGATTCTCCAACAACCTCCCCGTGGGTGTTCAGGTGATAGGGAAGAGGTTCGCGGACGGAAAGGTCTTCAGGATAGCAAGGGCCATAGAGAAGAACTCCCCCTACAACGAAAACGGCATGTTCCCGCTCCCGGAGGTGAAAGCATGA
- a CDS encoding type II toxin-antitoxin system Phd/YefM family antitoxin, producing MDLSRVSFYSLADAKARFSQVVEEAKTKDVVVTKNGVPAVAVIDYEKYRKLMEFMDEILDTYLLDIGNVEKYLELKKYFEFNDSQEV from the coding sequence ATGGATCTGAGCAGGGTTTCTTTTTACAGTCTTGCGGACGCGAAAGCGCGGTTCTCCCAGGTTGTCGAAGAAGCGAAAACGAAAGACGTGGTCGTGACAAAGAACGGTGTGCCCGCGGTTGCTGTCATTGACTACGAGAAATACAGAAAACTCATGGAATTCATGGATGAGATCCTTGATACTTATCTGCTGGACATCGGGAACGTGGAGAAGTATCTCGAGCTCAAAAAGTATTTTGAATTCAACGATTCACAGGAGGTGTGA
- a CDS encoding endonuclease MutS2: MDYLESLDFPKVVEIVKKYALSDLGRKHLDTLKPTVNPWDELELVEELLNYFARWGEPPIKGLNDISQEVERVKSGSALEPWELLRVSVFLEGCDILKKDFEKREYSRLKETFSRLSSFRDFVEEVNRCIEQDGEISDRASPRLREIRTEKKRLSSEIKRKADDFVRTHSQILQEQMYVYRDGRYLFPVKASMRNAVRGIVHHLSSSGATVFLEPDEFVELNNRVRLLEEEERLEISRILRQLTNILLSRLNDLERNVELIARFDSLYARVKFAREFNGTVVKPSSRIRLVNARHPLIPKERVVPINLELPPNKRGFIITGPNMGGKTVTVKTVGLFTALMMSGFPLPCDEGTELKVFPKIMADIGEEQSIEQSLSTFSSHMKKIVEIVKNADSDSLVILDELGSGTDPVEGAALAVAIIEDLLEKGATIFVTTHLTPVKVFAMNHPLLLNASMEFDPETLSPTYRVLVGVPGGSHAFQIAEKLGLDKRIIENARSRLSREEMELEGLIRSLHEKISLLEEEKRKLQKEREEYMKLREKYEEDYKKLRRMKIEEFDKELRELNDYIRKVKKELDQAIHVAKTGSVDEMREAVKTIEKEKKDLEQKRIEEATEEEIKPGDHVKMEGGTSVGKVVEVKSGTALVDFGFLRLKVPVSKLKKAKKEEKEESSAVSYRPSSFRTEIDIRGMTVEEAEPVVKKFIDDLMMNGISKGYIIHGKGTGKLASGVWEILRKDKRVVSFRFGTPSEGGTGVTVVEVKV; encoded by the coding sequence GTGGATTATCTCGAATCACTCGATTTTCCAAAAGTTGTGGAGATAGTAAAGAAATACGCGCTCTCTGACCTGGGAAGAAAACATCTGGACACTCTCAAACCGACGGTGAATCCGTGGGACGAGCTCGAACTCGTGGAGGAGCTTCTGAACTATTTTGCCAGGTGGGGAGAGCCTCCCATAAAGGGATTGAACGATATCTCTCAGGAAGTGGAGAGGGTGAAGTCCGGTTCAGCCTTGGAACCATGGGAACTTCTTCGCGTTTCCGTGTTTCTCGAAGGCTGTGACATCCTGAAGAAGGACTTCGAAAAGCGTGAATACAGCAGGCTCAAAGAGACCTTCTCCAGACTCAGCTCCTTCAGAGATTTCGTGGAAGAGGTGAACAGGTGCATAGAACAGGATGGAGAGATCTCGGACCGTGCGAGTCCCAGATTGAGGGAGATCAGAACGGAAAAGAAGCGTCTTTCCAGCGAGATAAAGAGAAAGGCCGATGATTTCGTCAGGACGCACTCTCAGATCCTTCAGGAACAGATGTACGTTTACAGGGATGGAAGGTATCTCTTCCCCGTGAAGGCTTCCATGAGGAACGCAGTGAGGGGAATCGTTCACCATCTCTCCTCTTCCGGTGCCACCGTCTTTCTGGAGCCCGACGAGTTCGTCGAACTGAACAACAGAGTGCGTCTTTTAGAAGAGGAGGAAAGGCTGGAGATCAGCAGGATCCTGAGACAGCTGACGAACATACTCCTTTCCAGGCTCAACGACCTTGAGAGGAACGTGGAACTCATAGCGCGTTTCGACTCCCTCTACGCGAGGGTGAAGTTCGCAAGAGAGTTCAACGGAACCGTCGTGAAACCTTCTTCGCGGATAAGACTTGTCAACGCAAGACATCCGTTGATACCAAAGGAGAGAGTCGTTCCAATAAATCTTGAGCTTCCACCCAACAAAAGAGGTTTCATCATAACGGGTCCAAACATGGGCGGAAAGACCGTGACTGTGAAAACCGTTGGTCTTTTTACCGCCCTCATGATGAGTGGCTTCCCTCTCCCCTGTGATGAAGGAACGGAGCTGAAGGTCTTTCCAAAGATCATGGCGGACATCGGTGAGGAGCAGAGCATAGAACAGAGCCTCAGCACCTTCTCGTCGCACATGAAGAAGATCGTGGAGATCGTGAAGAATGCAGACAGCGATTCACTGGTCATCCTCGACGAGCTGGGCTCGGGGACGGATCCGGTGGAAGGAGCCGCCCTTGCCGTCGCGATAATAGAGGATCTTCTGGAAAAAGGAGCAACGATCTTTGTAACCACACACCTCACACCTGTGAAGGTCTTCGCCATGAACCATCCTCTGCTCTTGAACGCCTCCATGGAGTTCGATCCGGAAACCCTCTCACCAACTTACAGGGTTCTGGTTGGAGTTCCAGGAGGTTCTCACGCTTTCCAGATAGCAGAAAAGTTGGGACTCGACAAACGTATAATCGAAAACGCCAGATCGAGACTCTCTCGGGAGGAGATGGAACTCGAGGGACTCATAAGGTCTCTCCACGAGAAGATCTCGCTTCTTGAAGAGGAGAAGAGAAAACTCCAGAAAGAACGCGAAGAGTACATGAAACTGAGGGAGAAGTACGAGGAAGATTACAAAAAGCTGAGGAGGATGAAGATAGAAGAGTTCGACAAAGAGCTGAGGGAGCTCAACGATTACATCAGAAAGGTCAAGAAGGAACTCGATCAGGCGATACACGTGGCAAAAACTGGCAGCGTTGACGAGATGAGAGAAGCGGTGAAGACGATAGAGAAAGAGAAGAAAGATCTGGAGCAAAAGAGAATCGAAGAAGCGACCGAAGAAGAAATAAAACCCGGAGATCACGTGAAAATGGAAGGTGGAACCTCTGTGGGGAAGGTCGTTGAGGTGAAAAGTGGCACCGCCCTTGTTGACTTTGGCTTTCTCAGATTGAAGGTGCCCGTTTCGAAACTGAAAAAGGCTAAAAAAGAGGAGAAGGAAGAATCTTCAGCGGTCTCTTACAGGCCTTCGAGCTTCAGAACGGAAATAGACATAAGGGGTATGACGGTTGAAGAAGCGGAGCCGGTTGTGAAGAAGTTCATCGATGACCTGATGATGAACGGCATCAGCAAGGGATACATAATACACGGAAAGGGCACCGGAAAGCTCGCATCTGGAGTATGGGAAATACTGAGAAAGGACAAAAGAGTGGTTTCTTTCAGATTCGGAACACCTTCTGAGGGGGGAACGGGTGTCACGGTGGTGGAGGTGAAAGTGTGA
- a CDS encoding ABC transporter ATP-binding protein, with translation MAQVVLENVTKVYENKVVAVKNANLVVEDKEFVVLLGPSGCGKTTTLRMIAGLEEITDGKIYIDGKVVNDVEPKDRDIAMVFQNYALYPHMTVYENMAFGLKLRKYPKDEIDRRVREAAKILGIENLLDRKPRQLSGGQRQRVAVGRAIVRNPKVFLFDEPLSNLDAKLRVQMRSELKKLHHRLQATIIYVTHDQVEAMTMADKIVVMKDGEIQQIGTPHEIYNSPANVFVAGFIGSPPMNFINARVVRGEGGLWIQASGFKVKVPKEFEDKLANYIDKEIIFGIRPEDIYDKLFALAPTPENTITGVVDVVEPLGSETILHVKVGDDLIVASVNPRTQAKEEQKIDLVLDMTRMHAFDKETEKAII, from the coding sequence ATGGCTCAGGTTGTCCTTGAAAACGTCACCAAGGTCTACGAAAACAAAGTCGTCGCTGTGAAAAACGCGAATCTCGTCGTCGAAGACAAGGAGTTCGTGGTTCTCCTTGGACCATCCGGTTGTGGAAAAACGACCACTCTGAGAATGATCGCAGGACTGGAGGAGATCACAGATGGAAAGATCTACATCGACGGCAAAGTTGTGAACGACGTCGAACCAAAAGACAGGGACATCGCCATGGTGTTCCAGAACTACGCTCTGTATCCACACATGACCGTCTACGAAAACATGGCCTTCGGCTTGAAGCTGAGAAAATATCCAAAGGACGAAATCGACAGAAGAGTACGTGAAGCTGCGAAGATTCTCGGAATAGAAAACCTGCTCGACAGAAAACCGAGACAGCTCTCAGGTGGTCAGAGGCAGAGGGTTGCCGTTGGAAGAGCCATCGTGAGAAATCCGAAGGTTTTCCTCTTCGACGAACCGCTCTCCAACCTCGACGCGAAACTCAGGGTACAGATGAGAAGCGAACTCAAGAAGCTCCACCACAGACTCCAGGCAACGATCATCTACGTGACACACGACCAGGTGGAAGCGATGACGATGGCTGACAAGATCGTCGTCATGAAGGACGGAGAGATTCAGCAGATAGGAACCCCACACGAAATATACAACTCTCCAGCGAACGTCTTCGTTGCCGGATTCATCGGTAGTCCTCCAATGAACTTCATCAACGCGAGAGTCGTGAGAGGAGAAGGCGGTCTCTGGATCCAGGCATCTGGCTTCAAAGTGAAGGTGCCGAAGGAATTCGAAGACAAACTCGCAAACTACATCGACAAGGAGATCATCTTCGGTATCAGACCTGAAGACATCTACGACAAGCTCTTCGCACTGGCACCAACTCCAGAGAACACGATCACAGGTGTTGTGGATGTGGTCGAACCTCTCGGAAGTGAAACTATTCTCCACGTGAAAGTCGGAGATGACTTGATTGTGGCATCCGTCAACCCGAGGACTCAGGCAAAAGAAGAACAGAAAATCGATCTGGTACTCGACATGACGAGAATGCACGCCTTCGATAAAGAAACGGAGAAGGCTATTATCTGA
- a CDS encoding N-acetylglucosamine kinase encodes MLFLGVDVGGTKTQAVLSDEQGNVLAVHRGKGANYQVVGKESAVRNLKDVIEGILNKAGKTREEIDFAFFGYAGADFDYEMKIVREILEKLGLEKFDFDNDGRTALRSGVFDDIGIMVSCGTGSISYASDGRRVNRIGGLSFSLGERLGSHYIASLVTSAVMRAKDGRDDWTTLVEEVEKEIGPVENLLRYDYEGGYTAELVKRVNQALFRCAEKGDAVSLRIFDEIVVEVKKIIDAHRKALNFTPPIKLILEGSFFKNAPSLLINMIESATGKEYEIVIPKHDPVIGAVLFAMERSGLRVTEDLYNRLVRNYLREVKK; translated from the coding sequence TTGCTCTTTCTCGGAGTGGATGTGGGGGGAACGAAAACACAGGCCGTCCTCAGCGATGAACAGGGAAACGTTCTGGCTGTTCACAGAGGAAAAGGAGCGAACTATCAGGTCGTTGGAAAGGAAAGCGCTGTCAGGAATCTCAAAGATGTGATCGAAGGTATCCTGAACAAGGCAGGAAAGACCAGAGAAGAGATCGATTTTGCCTTCTTCGGATACGCGGGAGCGGACTTCGACTACGAGATGAAGATTGTGAGAGAAATACTGGAAAAGCTCGGTCTTGAAAAATTCGACTTCGACAACGACGGAAGGACCGCCCTGAGATCGGGGGTTTTCGACGACATTGGCATCATGGTGAGCTGTGGAACAGGTAGCATCTCCTACGCATCGGACGGCAGAAGGGTGAACAGAATAGGAGGCCTTTCTTTTTCACTGGGTGAGAGACTCGGTTCACACTACATCGCTTCTCTTGTGACCTCCGCTGTGATGAGGGCAAAGGACGGCAGAGACGACTGGACGACGCTCGTTGAAGAGGTGGAAAAAGAGATCGGCCCGGTGGAGAACCTTCTGAGATACGACTACGAAGGAGGATACACAGCAGAGCTGGTCAAGAGAGTGAATCAGGCACTGTTCAGATGCGCCGAAAAAGGTGATGCGGTTTCTCTCAGAATTTTCGATGAGATCGTGGTTGAAGTGAAAAAAATCATCGACGCGCATAGAAAGGCACTGAACTTCACACCTCCCATCAAACTGATCCTGGAGGGAAGCTTCTTCAAGAACGCACCTTCCCTTCTGATAAACATGATAGAAAGCGCCACCGGAAAAGAATACGAAATCGTCATACCGAAGCACGACCCTGTAATCGGTGCCGTGTTGTTTGCAATGGAACGCTCTGGACTGAGAGTAACAGAGGACCTTTACAACAGACTGGTGAGGAACTACCTCAGGGAGGTGAAGAAATGA